The genomic region AGGTCCGCCGCCGCCTCCGCGCGCGCGCCGCCGGGGACGGCGAACGTCGCCGCCGTCCGCGCGGAGATCTCTCGGTCGCCCAGCAGCACGCCGGCCCAGGCGGCCCAGAAGCGGCACCCCTCGTCGCCGTCCTCCAGCGCCGCGGCGACGTCGAAGCGCAGGTCCGTGCGGCCCAGCTCGCCGGCGGCACGCAGCGCCCGCGAGCGCACCACCGGCTCGGGGTGCCGCACCAGCTCCGCCAGCCGCCGCCCCGGGTCCGCGCGGTGCACCGCGGACGCGCCCACGCCCATCCGGATGCGCACCGGGTGCTCGGAGGCCAGGAGATGCAGGACGTGCGGCTGCGCCTGGTCCCACCCCATCCACCCCAGCGCGGAGATCACACCGCGCGCCAGCTCGGGGGACTGGTCGGCCACGGCGAGCACCTCCTCGATCCGCAGCGGGTCGCCCGACTCGAAGGCGAGCGACGCGCCGGCGAACACCTCGCCCGCCTCCTCCCACGCCAGCTCGGCCTTGCACACCTCCCACCCCGCCTCCCCCGCGATGCGCAGGCCGTCGAGGTGGGCCTCCACGCGGCCGTCGAGCTCCGCCAGGTCGCGGAGCGAGTAGTTGCGCTGCGACACGGCGCGCGCGCGGAGGAGCCACAAAAAGGCGGCCTCTTCTGCGTATTGGAGGACGATGTGGGGAATGACGTAGCTCATCTGCACCGTGCCTCAGGAAGGCGCCGCGCCGAGCGGCTGCTCGAGCAACCCCCATCTCGCCAGCACCGGCAGCGTTCCATCCACGAGCTCGTCGCCGAACGCCCGCCAGAGATGGCGCTGCGAGCGAGTCCCGTCCAGCGCGCGGACCATCTCCATCGCCGCCGGATCGAACGGGAGCGGCAGATGATACGGCGTAGTCAGCACCTCGCGATGCGCCGCTTCGAACCGGGCGAGCGCGTGGGCACGCGGATGCTCCGGAATACCGCGATCGTACGCGGGTTCGCGTAGCCGTAACTCGACCTGTCCGGCCTCGAAGAGCGTCGTCAGCTCCTCCGCGAGTTGGGCGGGCGTCCCCCGTCCCATCCCTATCCCGTGCTCGGCAAGGAGCCGCTCGGCACAAGCGTGCAGCTCGCCCAGCGGCACCCCAGCCGGCCACTGTGCCGCCAATAGCACCACCGCCGCCTTGGTGATCGCCGAGTCCAGCGTCACCACGGGTCCGCCCTGCCCGTCGAACGATTCGATCACGCCTTCCGTGAGGTCGAACGGGTCGGACCGCGCGCCGAGCGAGGTGGCGAGGTGGACCTCGTCGAGGATCACCGAACGGGAACCCGGCTCGCGTGGAGCGTCCGCGCGGCAGAGGATCGATTGGCGGAAATAGCGGTCGCCGAGCAGATCCGCGGCTTCCTCCCGCTCGACGGGATCCAGCTCCCGCCGGGCGAGCGCCGAACTGATCGCGGAGGGCACGTGCCCCTCCCAGCGGCAGAACTGGGCGTCGCCCACATAGTCCAGTCCGTGCCCGCACGCCTGCTCCACGAACTCGCCCAGCCAGAACCCGTCGTTCACCTCCGCGAGGTGCTCGTGGAAGACGTACCCCGGCTTCGCGTCGCGTACCCGCTCCATCTCGTCGGCCAGCAGGACCGCGTGGGCATAGTCGCGGGACGGC from Longimicrobium sp. harbors:
- a CDS encoding TIGR02270 family protein — translated: MSYVIPHIVLQYAEEAAFLWLLRARAVSQRNYSLRDLAELDGRVEAHLDGLRIAGEAGWEVCKAELAWEEAGEVFAGASLAFESGDPLRIEEVLAVADQSPELARGVISALGWMGWDQAQPHVLHLLASEHPVRIRMGVGASAVHRADPGRRLAELVRHPEPVVRSRALRAAGELGRTDLRFDVAAALEDGDEGCRFWAAWAGVLLGDREISARTAATFAVPGGARAEAAADLVARALPLAQALGWWRWLVAQDAHRLAVIAAGAAADPALVPWLLERMADEALARPAGEAFSAITGADLAYENLDRKPPEGFEAGPSDDPEDEDVAMDADEDLPWPDPERVAGWWARNQGRFAAGTRYLLGAPVDQPGLLHALRTGTQRKRAAAALEIALRYPGNALFEVRARGDRQSRVLGV
- a CDS encoding class I SAM-dependent methyltransferase, whose amino-acid sequence is MVANTAPAHLALCSRWHGGPRPPLRRYRLAELGCGDGANLLALAFYDRESAFVGVDASAAELERACMGVRCLGLANVRLIRNDVRDVDPGEIGECDYMVAHGLYSWVPEDARAAILGLCRRCLAPAGLAYVSYNAQPGWATRRMVRETLLRSRAVRDAPVEEKAARAIALAAELLEDLPSRDYAHAVLLADEMERVRDAKPGYVFHEHLAEVNDGFWLGEFVEQACGHGLDYVGDAQFCRWEGHVPSAISSALARRELDPVEREEAADLLGDRYFRQSILCRADAPREPGSRSVILDEVHLATSLGARSDPFDLTEGVIESFDGQGGPVVTLDSAITKAAVVLLAAQWPAGVPLGELHACAERLLAEHGIGMGRGTPAQLAEELTTLFEAGQVELRLREPAYDRGIPEHPRAHALARFEAAHREVLTTPYHLPLPFDPAAMEMVRALDGTRSQRHLWRAFGDELVDGTLPVLARWGLLEQPLGAAPS